From the genome of Azospirillum sp. TSA2s, one region includes:
- a CDS encoding Lrp/AsnC family transcriptional regulator, with protein MRETVTTDELSPTDRKILQHLQRDGRMTNADLAAAVNLSPATCHRHTQRLFAEGYIRSVRAEIEPAKVDRGTLVMVGVELDRSTPESFAEFERAIRKLPFVLDCHLVAGDFDFFLKIRVSDIADFNRLHGQELIALPGVRQTRTFFVMKEVIDNAMLDF; from the coding sequence ATGAGAGAAACCGTCACCACAGATGAACTGAGCCCCACGGATCGCAAGATTCTCCAGCATCTTCAACGGGATGGCCGGATGACCAACGCCGATCTGGCGGCGGCGGTCAATCTCAGCCCGGCCACCTGCCACCGCCACACCCAGCGTCTGTTCGCCGAGGGCTACATCCGCTCCGTCCGGGCCGAGATCGAGCCGGCGAAGGTCGACCGCGGCACGCTGGTGATGGTCGGCGTCGAACTGGACCGCTCGACCCCGGAGAGCTTCGCCGAGTTCGAGCGGGCGATCCGCAAGCTGCCCTTCGTGCTCGATTGCCATCTGGTCGCCGGGGATTTCGATTTCTTTCTGAAGATCCGGGTCAGCGACATCGCGGACTTCAACCGCCTGCACGGGCAGGAGCTGATCGCGCTGCCCGGCGTGCGGCAGACGCGCACCTTCTTCGTCATGAAGGAGGTGATCGACAACGCGATGCTGGATTTCTGA
- a CDS encoding TetR/AcrR family transcriptional regulator: MAGKRRSEMMEETRAKLIASARKAFAEKGFAAASMDDLTAEAGLTRGALYHNFGDKRGLLQAVVDQLDAEMATRAHDIGIQAGNDWDGLLAEGVAYIEMALEPEVQRIVLLDGPAFLGDPSQWPSQNRCLQTTRLVVERLIAQGIVRPLDPEAAARLLNGAALNAALWVAASDDPQDVLAKAVEAFRFLAEGLLARSS, translated from the coding sequence ATGGCTGGCAAGCGACGCTCTGAAATGATGGAAGAAACCCGCGCCAAGCTGATCGCGTCCGCGCGCAAGGCCTTCGCCGAAAAGGGTTTCGCCGCCGCATCGATGGATGACCTGACGGCCGAGGCCGGGCTGACGCGCGGCGCCCTGTATCACAATTTCGGCGACAAGCGCGGCCTTCTCCAGGCGGTGGTCGACCAGCTCGACGCGGAAATGGCGACGCGCGCACACGACATCGGAATCCAAGCCGGAAATGACTGGGATGGGCTGCTGGCGGAAGGCGTCGCTTATATCGAGATGGCTCTCGAACCCGAGGTCCAGCGCATCGTGCTGCTCGACGGCCCGGCCTTCCTCGGCGATCCCTCGCAATGGCCGAGCCAGAACCGCTGCCTCCAGACCACCAGGCTGGTGGTGGAGCGGCTGATCGCGCAGGGGATCGTCAGGCCCCTCGATCCCGAAGCAGCCGCCCGGCTGTTGAATGGCGCGGCATTGAACGCCGCCCTCTGGGTGGCGGCCAGCGACGATCCGCAGGATGTCCTCGCCAAGGCCGTCGAGGCATTCCGCTTCCTGGCCGAAGGACTGCTGGCGCGTTCGTCCTGA
- a CDS encoding RidA family protein, translated as MAQREAITPANRHALYDNHRYSAAIRSGDLLFVSGQVGSRDDGSPEPDFERQVQLAFDNLTNVLKTAGCTFGDIVDITTFHTDPANQIETVMAVREKVIGDPPYPNWTAVGVTWLAGFDFEIKVIARIPEGASAA; from the coding sequence ATGGCTCAACGCGAAGCGATCACTCCGGCCAATCGGCATGCGCTTTATGACAATCATCGTTATTCGGCGGCGATCCGCTCGGGCGACCTTCTGTTCGTGTCGGGACAGGTGGGCAGCCGTGACGACGGATCGCCGGAACCTGACTTTGAACGACAGGTTCAGTTGGCCTTCGACAATCTCACCAATGTGCTGAAGACTGCCGGCTGCACTTTCGGCGATATCGTCGACATCACCACCTTCCACACCGATCCGGCAAACCAGATCGAGACCGTCATGGCGGTCCGGGAAAAGGTGATCGGCGATCCTCCCTATCCGAACTGGACAGCGGTCGGGGTGACCTGGCTGGCGGGATTCGACTTCGAAATCAAGGTCATCGCCCGTATTCCGGAGGGGGCATCCGCCGCGTGA
- a CDS encoding DUF4399 domain-containing protein — protein sequence MLRTAMIAVGALLLLPLFLAGQGLADRAKAPEDARAYILWPPNGAVINGGKLWVRMGLQNMGVAPAGISHADTGHHHLLVDTDLTNPDEPIPNDKQHLHFGAGQTEARLELPPGVHTLQMVLGDAEHVPHNPPVMSDKVTITVR from the coding sequence ATGCTGCGGACTGCCATGATCGCAGTCGGCGCCCTGCTGCTTCTGCCGCTGTTTCTGGCTGGGCAGGGATTGGCCGACCGGGCGAAAGCGCCCGAAGACGCGCGTGCCTACATCCTGTGGCCTCCCAACGGGGCGGTCATCAATGGCGGGAAGCTTTGGGTGCGCATGGGGCTCCAGAACATGGGGGTGGCGCCGGCCGGCATCAGCCATGCCGACACCGGACACCATCACCTGCTGGTCGACACCGACCTGACGAACCCGGACGAGCCGATCCCCAACGACAAGCAGCACCTGCATTTCGGCGCCGGCCAGACCGAGGCGCGGCTTGAGCTTCCGCCGGGAGTCCACACGCTGCAAATGGTGCTGGGCGACGCCGAGCATGTTCCGCACAACCCGCCGGTGATGTCGGACAAGGTGACCATCACCGTCCGCTGA
- a CDS encoding DUF4399 domain-containing protein: MAVLWAALAVAPLVCAATPAAAEEASGAHSADHKADQNATATPQRTPGRKDAWLYIGWPNNGEVVGTRFKVWFGLRNFGVAPAGVRKDGTGHHHLLVDTDLKNFDEPIPNDKQHLHFGKGQTETVLELPPGRHTLQLVLADADHVPHDPPIMSKKITITVRADHGQQVSER; encoded by the coding sequence ATGGCGGTGCTTTGGGCTGCGCTGGCGGTCGCACCGCTGGTCTGCGCGGCGACCCCGGCGGCTGCCGAAGAAGCGTCCGGCGCACACAGTGCCGATCATAAGGCCGATCAGAACGCCACCGCCACTCCGCAGCGGACGCCCGGCCGCAAGGATGCCTGGCTCTACATCGGCTGGCCCAACAACGGCGAGGTGGTGGGAACACGGTTCAAGGTGTGGTTCGGGCTGCGGAATTTCGGGGTCGCGCCGGCCGGCGTGCGCAAGGACGGCACCGGGCACCATCACCTGCTGGTCGACACCGACCTGAAGAACTTCGACGAACCGATTCCCAACGACAAGCAGCACCTGCATTTCGGCAAGGGCCAGACCGAAACGGTGCTGGAACTGCCGCCGGGGCGGCACACGCTGCAGCTGGTCCTGGCCGACGCCGACCATGTGCCGCACGACCCGCCGATCATGTCGAAGAAGATCACCATCACGGTCCGGGCCGATCATGGCCAGCAAGTGTCGGAGCGGTGA